One region of Chanodichthys erythropterus isolate Z2021 chromosome 24, ASM2448905v1, whole genome shotgun sequence genomic DNA includes:
- the tdg.2 gene encoding G/T mismatch-specific thymine DNA glycosylase isoform X2: MAVRPPIKMEERQYSSLTAPMDYLQYWYQTSPQQYQPEQVPHYHQMVNAAQFAERPMEDKIMTDLSVHQDPYLDQPQQHHQDSYLDQPHQDPYLDQPQQHHQDPYLDQPQQPQQPSVQQPALPTTPAKGKKRGRPLKSEVKEKTDAEENAKKAKRTLDRFNGMSVEEVMARKLPDVITHNLDMLIIGINPGLLSAFKGRHYPNPGNHFWKCLFLSGLTEEQLNHMHDQTLPERYGIGFTNMVERTTPGSKDLSNKEIREGGHQLLEKLQKYRPLIAVFNGKCIYETFCKEIFGVKAKNLEFGLQPYKVPETETVCYLMPSSSPRCAQFPRAQDKVHFYIKLKELRDQLKGVVKAPEIQETNYTFDVTLAKEDAKRLAIKEEQHDPEYEETCAHGSWGEPQQAFGVHPSTDTAL, from the exons GTATCAAACCAGTCCCCAGCAGTACCAGCCGGAGCAGGTGCCGCACTACCACCAGATGGTTAATGCCGCCCAGTTCGCTGAGAGACccatggaggacaaaatcatgaCTGATTTATCAGTGCATCAAGATCCATATCTGGATCAACCTCAACAGCATCACCAAGATTCATATCTGGATCAGCCACATCAAGATCCATATCTGGATCAACCTCAACAGCATCATCAAGATCCATATCTGGATCAACCTCAACAGCCTCAACAACCCTCTGTCCAACAACCTG CCCTTCCGACAACTCCAGCAAAAGGCAAGAAAAGGGGAAGGCCTCTAAAAAGCGAAGTAAAGGAAAAGACGGATGCTGAAGAGAATGCCAAGAAAGCAAAGAGGACGTTAGATCGGTTCAACGGCATGTCAGTGGAGGAAGTCATGGCTAGAAAGCTGCCAGACGTCATCACACATAATCTTGACATGCTGATT ATCGGCATCAATCCTGGACTGTTGTCAGCCTTCAAGGGAAGGCATTATCCAAATCCTGGGAACCATTTTT GGAAGTGCTTGTTTCTCTCCGGGCTGACTGAAGAACAGCTGAACCACATGCATGACCAGACACTACCTGAACGGTATGGCATTGGTTTCACCAATATGGTGGAGAGGACCACACCTGGGAGTAAAGATCTGTCAAA CAAAGAGATCCGTGAAGGTGGACACCAGCTTTTGGAAAAGCTCCAGAAGTACAGACCTTTAATTGCTGTGTTCAATGGAAAAT gtATTTATGAAACATTTTGCAAGGAGATTTTTGGAGTGAAGGCCAAGAACTTAGAGTTCGGATTGCAGCCCTACAAAGTGCCAGAAACGGAAAcg GTTTGCTATCTGATGCCATCGTCAAGCCCACGCTGTGCCCAGTTTCCTCGTGCTCAGGACAAAGTGCACTTCTACATCAAGCTAAAAGAGCTCAGGGATCAGCTGAAAGGAGTGGTGAAGGCTCCGGAGATCCAAGAGACAAACTATACATTTGATGTGACTCTGGCCAAAG AGGATGCCAAAAGACTGGCAATCAAAGAAGAGCAGCATGACCCCGAGTACGAGGAGACCTGTGCACATGGATCATGGGGGGAACCACAACAAGCGTTCGGGGTCCATCCTTCTACAGATACAG CTCTCTAG
- the tdg.2 gene encoding G/T mismatch-specific thymine DNA glycosylase isoform X1 has protein sequence MAVRPPIKMEERQYSSLTAPMDYLQYWYQTSPQQYQPEQVPHYHQMVNAAQFAERPMEDKIMTDLSVHQDPYLDQPQQHHQDSYLDQPHQDPYLDQPQQHHQDPYLDQPQQPQQPSVQQPALPTTPAKGKKRGRPLKSEVKEKTDAEENAKKAKRTLDRFNGMSVEEVMARKLPDVITHNLDMLIIGINPGLLSAFKGRHYPNPGNHFWKCLFLSGLTEEQLNHMHDQTLPERYGIGFTNMVERTTPGSKDLSNKEIREGGHQLLEKLQKYRPLIAVFNGKCIYETFCKEIFGVKAKNLEFGLQPYKVPETETVCYLMPSSSPRCAQFPRAQDKVHFYIKLKELRDQLKGVVKAPEIQETNYTFDVTLAKEDAKRLAIKEEQHDPEYEETCAHGSWGEPQQAFGVHPSTDTDQVTDNRWTMQPFADQIPDIRCSNNNRTT, from the exons GTATCAAACCAGTCCCCAGCAGTACCAGCCGGAGCAGGTGCCGCACTACCACCAGATGGTTAATGCCGCCCAGTTCGCTGAGAGACccatggaggacaaaatcatgaCTGATTTATCAGTGCATCAAGATCCATATCTGGATCAACCTCAACAGCATCACCAAGATTCATATCTGGATCAGCCACATCAAGATCCATATCTGGATCAACCTCAACAGCATCATCAAGATCCATATCTGGATCAACCTCAACAGCCTCAACAACCCTCTGTCCAACAACCTG CCCTTCCGACAACTCCAGCAAAAGGCAAGAAAAGGGGAAGGCCTCTAAAAAGCGAAGTAAAGGAAAAGACGGATGCTGAAGAGAATGCCAAGAAAGCAAAGAGGACGTTAGATCGGTTCAACGGCATGTCAGTGGAGGAAGTCATGGCTAGAAAGCTGCCAGACGTCATCACACATAATCTTGACATGCTGATT ATCGGCATCAATCCTGGACTGTTGTCAGCCTTCAAGGGAAGGCATTATCCAAATCCTGGGAACCATTTTT GGAAGTGCTTGTTTCTCTCCGGGCTGACTGAAGAACAGCTGAACCACATGCATGACCAGACACTACCTGAACGGTATGGCATTGGTTTCACCAATATGGTGGAGAGGACCACACCTGGGAGTAAAGATCTGTCAAA CAAAGAGATCCGTGAAGGTGGACACCAGCTTTTGGAAAAGCTCCAGAAGTACAGACCTTTAATTGCTGTGTTCAATGGAAAAT gtATTTATGAAACATTTTGCAAGGAGATTTTTGGAGTGAAGGCCAAGAACTTAGAGTTCGGATTGCAGCCCTACAAAGTGCCAGAAACGGAAAcg GTTTGCTATCTGATGCCATCGTCAAGCCCACGCTGTGCCCAGTTTCCTCGTGCTCAGGACAAAGTGCACTTCTACATCAAGCTAAAAGAGCTCAGGGATCAGCTGAAAGGAGTGGTGAAGGCTCCGGAGATCCAAGAGACAAACTATACATTTGATGTGACTCTGGCCAAAG AGGATGCCAAAAGACTGGCAATCAAAGAAGAGCAGCATGACCCCGAGTACGAGGAGACCTGTGCACATGGATCATGGGGGGAACCACAACAAGCGTTCGGGGTCCATCCTTCTACAGATACAG ACCAGGTAACGGACAACCGGTGGACAATGCAGCCATTTGCAGACCAGATTCCAGACATCAGATGTAGCAACAACAACCGAACCACCTGA